The proteins below come from a single Chryseobacterium bernardetii genomic window:
- a CDS encoding C10 family peptidase, giving the protein MKSISLFSFFLLLTFQITYSQISAKQIPAQQPARLKAAFLLKTNWDQWGTYARYTPDNQVLGCWSTALSQILYYHRLKPFGTVSYTCSKGYIIKDTLSAYQLSWNDFRTSIEDNSAPKAIDAVARYSYLTALAIRKDFGTSKYLEMINPAPLIARHFDCKATFYASFTGNIPFSEEQMKLIAEKEQIQHVIDKAQVKLLIKNEIGHRRPVYFHMGNFTSYGHSTVIDGYFERKNTFYVHINYGAGGFRTGWYDLFKSIDVEDDIRLRAFITIEPINKR; this is encoded by the coding sequence ATGAAATCAATATCATTATTTTCCTTTTTCTTACTGCTGACATTTCAGATTACGTATTCTCAGATTAGTGCAAAGCAAATTCCGGCACAGCAGCCAGCCAGATTGAAAGCAGCCTTCTTACTTAAAACCAATTGGGATCAGTGGGGAACTTATGCCCGATATACTCCCGATAATCAAGTGTTAGGATGCTGGAGTACTGCCTTATCACAAATCCTTTATTACCACCGTTTGAAACCGTTTGGGACTGTTTCGTATACTTGTTCCAAAGGATATATTATTAAAGATACTTTATCTGCCTATCAACTTTCCTGGAATGATTTTAGGACAAGTATAGAAGACAACAGTGCTCCAAAGGCTATAGATGCAGTGGCCCGTTATTCCTATCTTACGGCTCTTGCCATTCGGAAAGATTTTGGTACTTCAAAATATCTGGAAATGATTAACCCTGCTCCTTTAATAGCCCGGCATTTCGACTGCAAAGCTACTTTTTATGCGAGCTTTACAGGAAATATTCCCTTCTCAGAGGAGCAAATGAAGCTTATTGCTGAAAAAGAACAAATACAGCATGTTATTGATAAAGCGCAAGTTAAGTTGTTGATAAAAAATGAGATAGGGCATAGAAGACCAGTTTATTTTCACATGGGAAATTTTACCAGCTATGGGCATTCCACAGTAATAGATGGATATTTTGAAAGGAAAAATACTTTTTATGTTCATATTAATTATGGTGCTGGCGGCTTTCGTACGGGATGGTATGATTTGTTTAAATCTATTGATGTTGAAGATGATATCCGCTTACGGGCGTTCATAACCATTGAACCTATAAATAAAAGGTAA